Within Salvia splendens isolate huo1 chromosome 21, SspV2, whole genome shotgun sequence, the genomic segment ACAATTTCTTTGGTTTCTAGTTATCCAGAATGGTGCTGGATCATCTTTCCAAAAATAGGGATTATCTGTAATTATACTTATCATTTCTTCAAATATTTCTTATGGAATGTGTAATTTGAATTCCATCCTTAGTTGTAAAGTTTGCTTTGAAATGTTTCACGTGTGTCCAatgtgttcgacgaaatgcCATTTGTCCCTTTTAATGGGAATTGATACTACTCGTGGATAGGTTATCCATTGCGGAATGCTTGTTACTTTGTTCTTTGAATGTTGAAATTGATTTCATGTTTTGATAGTTCTTATGGAATGGGATGAAGATTGAAATGTATATTTGTTGAATTATCATACAACCAATGTTATGGATGGCGTATGGCGTATGGCGGCTTACGGCGGTGAGCCCAAAAACCGTCATAGGGATATGGCCGATATGGTGGATATGGAAgtcgataaataaattaataaaatattagtaacagatgtaaaatattagtaacaaatgtatatataaatttgaaaagttaagaaatcatataaaaaaaggaaatatatcAACTAATAGAAAATTTGAATAAGAAATAATCCACTTAAAGTGTGACAGGAGGGAGTAAAAGATTTGTAAATTGTCCTCAGAAGCAATACAAGTCAAGCTTAAGACATTGATCGCTAATTTTTGCAATAAAGGAGCTGAGGTGTCATGCAAACTCCACCAATCAGCTACAAAGCCAGATAAAGTTTCTAGATTAGAAATTAGAACTCAAAAATTAAATGGAGTTAAGTTTAAAGATTCTGACATCGATGCAACTTATTTATTTGCTCTTTTGCATTATCATCATCAGATAAGCTGCTTCATTGTCTCTTTTTTATCTTCTTTCTTTGGCACCACTGTTTTACCTTCAAACAACCCTAAACCCCAGTTATCTCAGCTTTAAATCGCGTTTCCGGATTATTATAAAAGATGGTCGGATTCAAAAAGTGGCCAGCTGCATGCAATGCCCTATAGAGTTGGCAATTCCACCTTCTATCAATGATCTCGAAAACTTTGGAGTATCTTTGCTCAAGACCATTAAAAGACCTCCGATTTTTTCTTTTGCCTTTTCCATTGCCTCATAAATTGTTGAGTTATTAAACTCAATTACTTCATGATTAAGAAAAGTGATGAAGTAGGTGCATCACCTACTTATTATATGTGGATGAAAATTTTGTTTCCTCATTAAGTATAAAGTGACAGCAAGGACACGTAGCAGCATATATGTGTAATCTAGTTTGCGAATTACCAActtgtattattatattattaagaATAGGCTAGAATGTAGCTAGAATGATCTAGCTTTGTAATGTCGGTCACTAACCGACTTAggttagtctataaataggcaATCGGTGTGTAGAGCTAAATGTATGGTTGAGTGCATacacaaaagaaagaaaacagaaGTGAATTGAGAGAAAGAGCTGTAGCTCTAAGTTAGGAAAATTGTGAGAGTTTTTGTAGTGCTGAAGCACTTTTGTAATCCCTTTTGTGAGAAGCCTATTAATATTTATTCTCCATATTTCATCTTTGTTGAGTGCtcctatattttgtgtgtcaaatatccaacaaatttggtatctagagccacTCGATCCTACCTATGGCAGCAACGTTGAATATGGTTCAACCCCAGATTCCCAAATTAGAGAAACACAATTATGGGAATTGGAGTATTCAGATGCGAGTCTTGTTGCAATCACAAGAGTTGTGGGATATTGTTCAAGACGGCTACACCGAACCTGCCTCCCCAGAAGCCGAAGATGCCCTGACGAACAACCAGAAGAACGCCCTCAGAGATGCAAGGAAACGAGACAAGAAGGCATTGTTCAATATCTATCAAGGTATTGATGAAACCACGTTCGAGAAAGTAAGTGCAGCCACCACGTCAAAACAAGCCTGGGAGATTCTGAAGAATTCTTTCACCGGCGTTGATAAGGCAATACGAGTTCGACTGCAGATCCTACGTGGCGAGTTTGAAAGTTTGGCCATGTCTGAAACGGAGAGCATTTCAGACTATTTCACAAGAACATTAGTTATTGTGAATCAAATGAAAAGGCAAGGAGAGATCATTGAAGATGTTCGTGTCATTGAGAAAATTCTTCGTTCATTGACGTCGAAATTTGAGCACGTCGTTGCGGCAATCGAAGAATCAAAAGATCTCAACACTATGTCAATCGACCAGTTGCAAAGCAGCTTGGAAGTCCACGAGCAACGCATGAAGAAAAAGACCACTCCGTCACTTGAGCATATGCTACAAGCGAAGGTGTCAATCAAAGAAGACAAGAAGTTTGAGTCTGAGACATCACGTGGCGGATACAACCGAGGTCGAGGCCGAGGTCGAGGCTATCATAGCCGAGGAGGACGTAGCCAAAATTACCATTACGAAGGAGGGCGTGgccaaaattaccaaaatcgAGGAGGACGAGGTCAGAATTATCAAAATGAGGGAGGACGCCAAAATTCCACCTATCGAGGCAGAGGTCGGAATTCTTATGGACAACGAGGACGAGGAAGAGGACAATACAGAGGCGGTTATTCTCAAACCTATAATCAACCAGGGTTTGATAAAGCAAATGTCGAGTGCTATACTTGTCACGAATTCGGGCATTACAGCTATGAATGTCCAACAGCC encodes:
- the LOC121784161 gene encoding uncharacterized protein LOC121784161 translates to MAATLNMVQPQIPKLEKHNYGNWSIQMRVLLQSQELWDIVQDGYTEPASPEAEDALTNNQKNALRDARKRDKKALFNIYQGIDETTFEKVSAATTSKQAWEILKNSFTGVDKAIRVRLQILRGEFESLAMSETESISDYFTRTLVIVNQMKRQGEIIEDVRVIEKILRSLTSKFEHVVAAIEESKDLNTMSIDQLQSSLEVHEQRMKKKTTPSLEHMLQAKVSIKEDKKFESETSRGGYNRGRGRGRGYHSRGGRSQNYHYEGGRGQNYQNRGGRGQNYQNEGGRQNSTYRGRGRNSYGQRGRGRGQYRGGYSQTYNQPGFDKANVECYTCHEFGHYSYECPTAGNTRSNQQVHYADSRDNNEQVISTSLFTHKGLEGDQYSTWYLDTGASNHMCGNKELFVELKEISYGEVTFGDSSKVAVQGKGNILIKLKNGNHGFIYDVYYVPAMKSNILSLGQLLEKGFDVNIKNSYLSINDARGSLVASVKMSKNRLFALNMKHDMLKCMNAFVKDESWLWHLRLGHLNFGGLKLLSSKNMVKGLPHIDHPEEVCEGCILGKHHRPSFSKEMRWRASRPLEIVHTDKDLGVFFEKEI